In Clarias gariepinus isolate MV-2021 ecotype Netherlands chromosome 9, CGAR_prim_01v2, whole genome shotgun sequence, a single window of DNA contains:
- the crybb2 gene encoding beta-crystallin B2: MASDHQNPTSKQQNPASSSFKLIIYEQENFQGRCHELTGPCNNLQEAGVEKVGSILVLCGPWVGYEQPSCKGEQYVLEKGEYPRWDAWTNSRRSDCVLSFRPIKVDTQEHKIVMYENPNFAGKKIEIIDDDVPSFHAHGYQEKVSSVRVQSGTWVAYQYPGYRGYQYLFEKGEYKENSEFGAQVPQIQSVRRIRDMQWHQRGAFHTSN, translated from the exons CTGATCATCTACGAACAGGAGAACTTCCAAGGTCGCTGCCATGAGCTGACTGGGCCCTGTAACAACCTGCAAGAGGCGGGCGTGGAGAAAGTTGGCTCGATACTGGTGCTGTGTGgacc GTGGGTGGGGTACGAGCAGCCCAGCTGTAAGGGTGAGCAGTATGTGCTGGAGAAGGGCGAGTATCCTCGCTGGGATGCCTGGACCAACAGCCGGCGCAGTGACTGCGTCCTCTCCTTCCGCCCCATCAAAGTG GACACCCAGGAGCACAAGATCGTGATGTACGAGAATCCCAACTTTGCAGGAAAGAAGATTGAGATCATAGACGATGACGTGCCGAGTTTCCACGCTCACGGCTACCAGGAGAAGGTTTCCTCAGTGCGAGTGCAGAGCGGCAC CTGGGTGGCTTATCAGTACCCCGGATACAGAGGGTACCAGTATCTGTTTGAGAAGGGCGAGTATAAGGAGAATTCTGAATTCGGGGCTCAGGTGCCTCAGATCCAGTCGGTCAGGCGGATCCGTGACATGcagtggcaccagagaggggcGTTCCACACCTCCAACTGA